The nucleotide sequence ACTCTGTATGAATACTCACCGAAATGAATAAAGGTACAGCCATATATACTCAAGAATAGCAAAGAAAGAATAAAATTGATAAGACCACTAGCAACTGATGAATACTATCAGAGGATAGACATGTACCATACGCTCAAGTACCTTGCTATTTTTTGCTTTGTCAACTGAAAATTGTGTAGGATCTCTTATAGCAGGAAATGTCGAGTCAGTGGCACTATCTTTGTTCTATAAGTTATATTACTCAGGATCAAGAATAAGACAAGATcatgcaaataaaaaaaaataaaaaaataaaaaggttttcTGATATATGAGCTTGCCTTCTCATACACGTACAAATTGCCATCGGCATGAGCAACGACAAATGCTCCATCGCCTCCAGGCACCCAAGCAATACTTGTACAACGACTGGTGACACAGCAACACATTTTATTTTCATCTTAGAGAGGAAATGACACCAAAATGTAATAAGTTCCAGATATCAACTAAAACCGTTAACCTCAGAGACTACATCCTGTTGTATTTTGACTAATCTACTGTCAAGAGTTTCCCAGGGCATACATCCATAACAACTAAACAAAATGATATGTCTAAACTTGTTTCATTGTCTATTTATGTTTCTTCTTAACgaactaaaagtctaaaaccgTTATCCTCTGAGATTACATCCTGTCTCTAATAATTCGACTAAGCTATTGTTACTGAAAATTGCCTAGAGCATACACTGATTACAGCAACACAAGATAAATCGCCTTAGCTTACTCATTGAAAAACACACTAGCagaaataaaacgaaaaaaaaaacacaaacgtACCCTTCCACAAAACTAATATGAACTGGCTGATTCGATTCATCAGATGTCACTAATAATAGAACATTAAAGAGGTGGtagtaaaaaaattgaattacacgcaaaaagaaaaactcttgCCTGTTATTTACAGAGCCGTCCTTATTATAATGCAGGGCTCCAACTAGCTTCTTAGAGACATCCTGTAACTGCTGTCTCAGCGATACAGTGTACACTACAATAACAAAACTATAAAATCCACGGTACAAAGCATCTAGATCAGGGGTTAAGAGAAAAGCGATCTCACACTTCAACTTACCATCCCCAGAATTGAGCCCAATAAGTAAATCATGTCCATCCTTAGCATCCAGATCAAAAGCATGGCACATAGGGTTTGAATTGCTGAAATGAATAGACTTTACTGGATCCTACATCACCAAAAAAAATCCATATCAATTACAAGTTACAACCAAGTCTTGAAAAAAACAAGGATGAGCAGTAATTTACCTTGTCTTGTGAGTTCAAGTCACAGATAAAAATAGCATCACCCACATTGAAGACCAAGTAAGTTCCTTTCCCATCAAAGTTAGTATTCGTCAACGACGTGCCAGAATTAGAAGCAGCAAAGGACCCACTAATCCTTGAACTAGTACTCGCATTTTTGCCACTTCCATTACCTCCAACAAAACTAAGCGCACGGTTTCCATTTCCAGTGCCTAGCAATCTCGCTGTTGCTGAACGGAACCCGCTACTGGCACTGTAACCCGACGAAGTACCGGTCGGAGTGGAAGGAGCCGCTCTTTCCTTAAGCTGAGCTAGAGTTACCTGACAACGCAAAATGGATCTCTCATTGCAATGCTAGTGAAACCCCATTGATCAAGTTACAACCTTTAAGCATTGCAACCTTAAGCATAATCTAAAGGAAACTCTCATTTGCTATAATCTAAAGGAAAGCAATACTAGTGAAACCCATTAAGAAAGTTAAAACCTTTAAGCATAATCTTAAGGAGCCAAGCAAAAGGAAACTCTCGTTTGCTATAAGCTAAAGGAAAGCAATGCTAGTGAAACCCATTGACCAAGTTACAACCTTTAAagcattgcaattcaaatctcACTATCAAACCGATTGATTCTCACAAATTTTCAATAGGGCAAGTCAGGAATCAAAAACCCAAATCGCATTCCAATCGAAGTATAAAAAACCAAATCTTTTCACCTGAGTAACGGTTTTGCCATGAGCGTAGTGAAGGAGGCTGGAAGAATGAGTCTTCTCGTAGTGGAGCTTGTACTTGCCTTCAGGCGTCTTGAAATAAGTCTTAATCCCCGGCGACTGAGGATTCGCGGCAGGTGAAGAGGAGGAAGGTGGCGCTGATACCATTCCGTTAGAAGTGTTCATCATCTTTCtacttcttcttattctctaaTCGTCTACCCAATAGCATCtgatcagaagaaaaaaaacaaatcccttgtttctttctctcttcgtCGTGGAGATAGTGGAAGAATCAAAAACTTGTATCCGTTTTATCGAATCAAACTGCTTATTACCGAATCAAACTTTTATTATCAAAGCTTTTGACTCTCAAAGCAATTAAAAAGTCTGGACTGGAGATGAGATAGATTGATCCGACTTCATAGACTACTTTAGGCCCAGTTAAAGCCCTTATACTGATGAAACTGAGGCCTGAAATTTAGTATTGACAAGATGTTCATGGATTAGCATtcaatttcttttaatttggttcggtttgaatgGTGATCAGtcagtcttcttttttttttttttttttttttgacttggTTCCAGTTTCGTTTGGTAACTTTGGTTGCATGAGTTTGGGTTCAGTTTGGTTTGACCGGTATTAAAAATGTTTCTATCGTTCAGATTACAGTAACGTTTTATACTGTTTCAATTTATgagattttcaattttatttgattCATGTCGTTTTTTATTACCTAATCAATGGGATGAAAACTGTacaactttattaaaaaaaaaaagagtaattaAATTCCTGATTCCCAAAAAGTTTGTGATTCTTTTTTTGTGCATGCTTTAGCTTCAATATCAACGACCACGGCCAAAAGAAACATGAGGGATACAACCATGACAGTTACTTCTCGTTATTTGTTAGAGGTGAAAAACAAAAGCTGATTTTCCCATCATAGTATAAAGTTAATTTGATTCATGTCGTTTTTCCCACCTAACCAATGGGATGAAAACGGTATCGAATGAGTTTGTGATACCTTTTTCATGCATGTTTTAGCTTCAATCAACGACCACGACCAAAAAGAAACCTGAGTGATATACGACCATGACCGTTACTTCTAGTTATACGTGAAAAAGCCTCTTTTTCCTATCGTAACATAAAGTTTCATTGCATTTTTGCTGGATAGAAATTTATTTCAGAGAAAAggatattatagccgttgggaAAAGCCACGTGGCGTTATAAGTCAATCCACTTGTCTGCTTCATTGGTTGTCTTCTTTGGATTCTCTTTTGAGTGTCACTTCTTCCCAAATTAATATTCCTTTGTCTCATCCTCTTCTTTACTTTACTCCAAGCAAAGTATTGCCCCAATACACCACCCGTGACTTTCATCaattccatctctctctctctccttctaaacctcaatctctttcttctacTTCAATGGCTCTTCTctgaaacatttttattttgtcaaacAGATAATGTCGTTTCTCCCATCTCTCTTCCCAGTTTCACTATTGCTCTGCTTCTTCTGCTCTTTAAATGAAGCAACGACAGAGTTCGACTTCTCCACCCTCGCCATCAGCAACCTGAAGCTTCTCGGCGACGCTCGTCTCAGCAACGGAATCGTCAGCCTCACACGCGACCTCTCCGTTCCCAACTCCGGCGCCGGGAAAGTCTTGTACGCCAACCCAATCAGATTCCGACAACCCGGAACTCATTCTCCGACAAGTTTCTCCACCTTTTTCTCCTTCTCCATCACAAACATCAACCCTTCTTCAATCGGCGGCGGTCTCGCCTTCGTTATCGCCCCAGACGGAAACACAATCGGCGCCGCCGGTGGCTCGCTAGGTCTCGCCGCCCCCGCCGGGTCCAAATTCGTCGCTGTGGAGTTCGACACGTTGATGGACGTCGACTTTAAGGATATTAACAGCAACCACGTCGGATTCGATGTAAACGGCGTCGTTTCGTCTGTTTCTGGGGATCTCGGCACTGTAGACATTGATTTAAAAAGCGGCAACACCGTTAATTCGTGGATCGAGTACGACGGGTTGACTCGGGTCTTCAACGTATCGGTCTCTTACTCGAATCTGAAACCAAAATCTCCTGTTTTGTCTTTCCCTCTCGATCTTGACCGTTACGTTAACGACTTCATGTTCGTTGGTTTCTCCGGGTCTACTCAGGGAAGCACTGAGAGCCACAGCATCGAGTGGTGGAGCTTCAGGTCATCCTTCGGGTCGGGTCCCGggtccggatccggatccggaccCTCTCCTCCCACTGCTAATTTAGTGAATCCGAAAGCTAATTCGGTTAACTCTCCGCCGCCGATTGCCTCGCAACCGTCTTCCTCCGCCGTTCCGGTCAGCTCTCTATCGAAAACTCCGCCGTCGTCGTCTTGCCGCAACCACTTGTGCAAAGAGAACCGTGGAGCAATCGCCGGAGTGGTAACCGCCGGAGCTTTCTTCTTAGCGCTATTCGCCGGCGGTTTGTTCTGGGCCTACTCGAGGAAGTTCAAACGCGTGGAGAGGCATGACTCCTTCGCGTCGGAGATCATCAAAGCTCCTAAAGAGTTCAGCTACAAGGAGCTCAAAGCCGCTACGAGGAGCTTCAACGAGAGTCGAAGCATCGGACACGGCGCCTTCGGGGTCGTCTACAGAGGCGTTCTCCCCGAGACGGGAGACGTCGTCGCTGTGAAACGGTGTAGCCACAGCTCGCAAGACAAGAAGAACGAGTTCATGTCGGAGCTATCCATCATCGGAAGCCTCAGACATAGAAACCTTGTCCGGTTACAAGGATGGTGCCACGAGAGAGGTGAGATTCTGTTGGTGTATGATCTTATGCCTAACGGTTCGCTTGATAAGGCTTTGTTTGAGTCACGGTTCCCGTTGCCGTGGGATCACCGGAAGAAGATCTTGCTTGGAGTTGCGTCGGCTCTTGCTTATCTACATAGGGAGTGTGAGAATCAGGTGATACACAGAGACGTGAAGAGCAGTAACATAATGCTAGACGAGAACTTCAACGCCAAGCTAGGAGATTTCGGGTTAGCTAGACAAATCGAACACGATAAATCGCCGGAAGCGACGGTCGCCGCCGGGACGATGGGGTACTTAGCGCCGGAGTATCTTTTAACGGGTCGCGCCACGGAGAAGACAGACGTTTTCAGCTATGGAGCGGTGGTTCTTGAAGTGGTTACGGGAAGGAGACCGATCGAGAAGGACTTGAATGCGCAGAGACAAAACGTTGGGGCGAATCCGAATTTGGTAGAATGGGTGTGGGGTTTGTATAAAGAAGGGAAAGTTACGGGTGCGGCGGATTCGAGGCTTGAAGGTAAGTTCGATGAAGGGGAGATGTGGCGGGTTATGGTGGTGGGCTTAGCTTGTTCTCATCCGGATCCAGAGGCTCGGCCCACTATGAGGTCAGTGGTGCAAATGCTGATTGGTGAGGCTGATGTACCGGTTGTGCCTAAGTCGAGACCGACTATGAGTTTTAGCACTTCGCATTTGTTGCTGAGTTTGCAAGATACTTTATCTGATTGCAATACTTTGGCGTTGAATTCTAGTAGGTCTTCGTCCTGGTCTGTGCCGGAACATAATGTTATGATTAGAGGTGACGATGACCATATGGTATAGATGGAGATGtattttgtgttgttttgattatttgatTTGTGTTGTAACATTCAATTCATTTTATGAGTTTAGTACACGTAGTTGGTTTCTTAATTAGGGGTTTAACTTTGTATGACAAAAGTTACGAGTTGAATTGGGAAAAACCTGAAACGTAAGGGGTCCAAATAAGAGTTTCACAAAGACTGGAAGTAAAGGATAAAAAAACGTGTTATTACATTATCTGCGTGTGTTTGTGTCTTAATCTCTTCTGTTCGAAAACGGATCTTCGTTTTCATCAGATCATCCTTCTTTCTCCCTTCTCCACCATTCTTACGTTGCTCTCAGAGATTTCGGATCGTATTCATGGACGGCGAAGATTTTACCAGAAAGGTATCTTCAATCGTCCTTATACTTGTAGCTTTTGTAGTATTTAACGGCTCCTTTTCTCTATGATCCCAGCAATTAGGTATCTTACGGTTGGTCTGATGATTTGTTCCTTAGGAATTTAGACTATTTTGTTTAGGATCTGAGGAAACGTGGGTTGCAAGCATTGCAGGACAAACTGACTAGAATATATGAGTTATTGCAGTTACATGTGACAATGTGTATATGGGTTGcaagcatttttttttccttggccTTTATCTTTTGATTCTATGTTTGGTATGATTTATATGCACTCATTGTCATTGGTTTGACATTCCATAGGCGGCTGCTGAAGCCAGAGGATTGAACCCGGGACTAATCGTGCTGCTTGTTATCGGAGGTCCGCTTGTTGTGTTCCTTGTTGCCAACATCGTGCTCTACGTGCATGCACAGAAGAACCTAcctccaaagaagaagaagccagttTCTAAAAAGAAGCTCAAGCGGGAGAGGCTGAAGCAAGGAGTCTCGGTGCCTGGAGAATAAAACCCACCTTAGCCTCACTTATGCCTTGTCTAAAGCTGGATAAAAGGTTTATAATCGCTCATCAAATTTTACCCTTTGtgggttttctttttcttttacttcttgTTATGAGGATTTGTCTCGAGTTCTGTATGATTTCACTTGGAGGCTAAGTAGAGTTTTTCCTGCACACACGCCTGATTGCAGCTATAGTGGCTCTCTCATCCTCTTTGCAACAGTTTCTCAGCTTCAATCTTATACTATTTGATGTTTGGTTTCCTTGTTGGTCGTCATTAACCTTGCTGTGTAAACTAATTCAGTCTTTGCCAAACTGAATAGCAtatgagaaaaatatttgatgtttgCGTATGTTACAATAATAAATAGATCAATCAGTAACATTCTCACTAAAAGTATGATGTTATGAATTTGTATAGTCAGAGAATCAAGACGCCAGGAGAGTCGACCTTTGTTTATTACTccttaaaatatatcaattcatcACACCATCATGCTCACGATATTCCAATCATTTACTATCAATT is from Brassica napus cultivar Da-Ae chromosome A4, Da-Ae, whole genome shotgun sequence and encodes:
- the LOC106445543 gene encoding L-type lectin-domain containing receptor kinase VIII.1, with the protein product MSFLPSLFPVSLLLCFFCSLNEATTEFDFSTLAISNLKLLGDARLSNGIVSLTRDLSVPNSGAGKVLYANPIRFRQPGTHSPTSFSTFFSFSITNINPSSIGGGLAFVIAPDGNTIGAAGGSLGLAAPAGSKFVAVEFDTLMDVDFKDINSNHVGFDVNGVVSSVSGDLGTVDIDLKSGNTVNSWIEYDGLTRVFNVSVSYSNLKPKSPVLSFPLDLDRYVNDFMFVGFSGSTQGSTESHSIEWWSFRSSFGSGPGSGSGSGPSPPTANLVNPKANSVNSPPPIASQPSSSAVPVSSLSKTPPSSSCRNHLCKENRGAIAGVVTAGAFFLALFAGGLFWAYSRKFKRVERHDSFASEIIKAPKEFSYKELKAATRSFNESRSIGHGAFGVVYRGVLPETGDVVAVKRCSHSSQDKKNEFMSELSIIGSLRHRNLVRLQGWCHERGEILLVYDLMPNGSLDKALFESRFPLPWDHRKKILLGVASALAYLHRECENQVIHRDVKSSNIMLDENFNAKLGDFGLARQIEHDKSPEATVAAGTMGYLAPEYLLTGRATEKTDVFSYGAVVLEVVTGRRPIEKDLNAQRQNVGANPNLVEWVWGLYKEGKVTGAADSRLEGKFDEGEMWRVMVVGLACSHPDPEARPTMRSVVQMLIGEADVPVVPKSRPTMSFSTSHLLLSLQDTLSDCNTLALNSSRSSSWSVPEHNVMIRGDDDHMV
- the LOC106445546 gene encoding dystrophia myotonica WD repeat-containing protein-like isoform X1, with the protein product MMNTSNGMVSAPPSSSSPAANPQSPGIKTYFKTPEGKYKLHYEKTHSSSLLHYAHGKTVTQVTLAQLKERAAPSTPTGTSSGYSASSGFRSATARLLGTGNGNRALSFVGGNGSGKNASTSSRISGSFAASNSGTSLTNTNFDGKGTYLVFNVGDAIFICDLNSQDKDPVKSIHFSNSNPMCHAFDLDAKDGHDLLIGLNSGDVYTVSLRQQLQDVSKKLVGALHYNKDGSVNNSRCTSIAWVPGGDGAFVVAHADGNLYVYEKNKDSATDSTFPAIRDPTQFSVDKAKNSKSNPVARWHICQGSINSIAFSNDGSHLATVGRDGYLRIFDFSTQKLICGGKSYYGALLCCSWSMDGKYILTGGEDDLVQVWSMDDRKVVAWGEGHNSWVSGVAFDSYWSSPNTDGSGEHIMYRFGSVGQDTQILLWDLEMDEIVVPLRRPPGGSPTYSTGSQSAHWDNVIPVGTLQPAPCKRDVPKLSPVIAHRVHTEPLSGLMFTQESVVTACREGHLKIWTRPSASETQANSSEANPAISLLSTSFPKDNKGSLSSKIGGSSLKS
- the LOC106445544 gene encoding DNA-binding protein S1FA1-like: MDGEDFTRKAAAEARGLNPGLIVLLVIGGPLVVFLVANIVLYVHAQKNLPPKKKKPVSKKKLKRERLKQGVSVPGE